A single window of Coffea eugenioides isolate CCC68of chromosome 7, Ceug_1.0, whole genome shotgun sequence DNA harbors:
- the LOC113778019 gene encoding probable prolyl 4-hydroxylase 10: MAVKGRHLRGPSRKATSSSTLIFAMFIMFSFLLLIMLSLGLLSIPSTSRDSQKAHDLSTIAHNSIDRGDEDDDEGRGDQWVEVISWEPRAVVYHNFLSIEECEYLINLAKPHMQKSTVVDGATGKSKDSRVRTSSGTFLARGRDKTVREIEKRIADFAFIPVEHGEGLQILHYEVGQKYEPHYDYFLDEFNTRNGGQRIATVLMYLSDIEEGGETVFPAAKGNISAVPWWNELSECGKGGLSVKPKRGDALLFWSMKPDATLDPSSLHGGCPVIRGNKWSSTKWMRVHEYKV; the protein is encoded by the exons ATGGCGGTGAAGGGGCGCCACCTGAGGGGTCCGTCGCGGAAAGCGACGTCGTCTTCCACATTGATTTTCGCTATGTTTATCATGTTCTCCTTTTTGTTGTTGATTATGTTATCCCTCGGATTACTCTCCATTCCCAGCACTTCTAGAGATTCTCAGAAAGCGCACGATCTCAGCACAATTGCCCATAACAGTATTGATAG aggtgatgaagatgatgatgaggGGAGGGGAGATCAGTGGGTTGAAGTTATCTCTTGGGAACCTAGAGCAGTTGTTTACCACAATTTCTTG TCTATAGAAGAGTGTGAATATCTGATCAATCTTGCCAAGCCACATATGCAAAAGTCAACAGTTGTGGATGGTGCTACTGGCAAAAGTAAAGATAGTAG AGTTCGTACAAGCTCCGGAACATTTCTTGCTAGAGGACGTGATAAAACGGTCAGGGAAATTGAGAAAAGAATTGCAGATTTTGCCTTCATACCCGTAG AGCATGGGGAGGGACTTCAAATTCTGCACTATGAGGTGGGTCAAAAGTATGAGCCTCATTATGATTACTTTCTTGATGAGTTCAACACCAGGAATGGGGGCCAACGCATAGCTACAGTTCTTATGTATTT GTCAGATATTGAAGAGGGCGGAGAAACAGTTTTTCCTGCAGCCAAAGGAAATATTAGTGCTGTACCTTGGTGGAATGAGCTGTCTGAATGTGGAAAAGGAGGGCTTTCTGTTAAACCAAAGAGGGGTGATGCTTTGCTGTTTTGGAGCATGAAGCCTGATGCCACTCTTGATCCTTCAAGTTTGCACG GCGGTTGCCCTGTTATTAGAGGGAATAAGTGGTCATCAACAAAGTGGATGCGGGTCCATGAGTACAAGGTGTAA
- the LOC113778158 gene encoding uncharacterized protein LOC113778158 produces the protein MMQIETKSETHSSRLKMGSTPPPPPPLPPLPKFSCTANPAIKRPTVVSVTNQEIAMYWRQRSMVEEDHLLAAIKAAARIRARNLSEDDYRRFEESLKEDDDGKEKDTAKSFSQKDEKIKELRVGIKDWWTKSKYAYLNQPVIESMDTPKRRASTHIPQFCCYMSAPPPATRNLGIF, from the exons atgatgcaaatCGAAACTAAAAGCGAAACTCATAGTTCGAGGCTAAAGATGGGCTCTActccaccacctcctcctcctctgcCACCATTACCCAAGTTTTCGTGTACTGCCAATCCAGCAATAAAGCGACCAACAGTGGTGAGCGTGACTAATCAAGAGATTGCTATGTATTGGAGGCAAAGGAGTATGGTCGAGGAAGATCACCTGCTTGCTGCAATCAAAGCTGCTGCTCGTATCAGGGCGCGCAATCTGTCA GAAGATGATTATCGGCGATTTGAGGAATCTTTGAAGGAGGATGATGATGGTAAAGAAAAGGATACTGCTAAAAGCTTTAGCCAGAAGGATGAGAAGATTAAAGAGTTGCGAGTAGGAATAAAGGATTG GTGGACAAAGAGCAAATATGCATATCTGAACCAGCCAGTCATCGAGTCCATGGATACGCCCAAACGAAGAGCATCAACCCATATCCCGCaattttgttgttacatgtcaGCTCCTCCTCCAGCTACTAGAAATTTGGGAATCTTTTAG
- the LOC113778159 gene encoding uncharacterized protein LOC113778159, whose amino-acid sequence MASVYSCKECGANLNLHTFHLYPPDFYFEAGNKGTLSFAMIDSSKFSYQKENKFVPFFETVNYWGIQRNRTKIKCNSCGKRVGYIYDDGPPMTDSPGQLHMGPSQVIPRAPRYRFKTKALRITSET is encoded by the coding sequence ATGGCATCGGTCTACAGCTGCAAAGAGTGCGGAGCCAATCTAAACCTCCACACGTTCCATCTCTACCCACCGGATTTCTATTTTGAGGCAGGCAATAAAGGGACTCTTTCTTTTGCCATGATTGACTCTTCCAAATTCAGCTACCAGAAGGAAAACAAGTTCGTACCTTTTTTCGAGACAGTCAATTATTGGGGCATCCAAAGGAATCGAACCAAGATCAAGTGCAATAGTTGCGGCAAACGGGTCGGTTATATTTACGATGACGGGCCACCCATGACTGATAGTCCGGGCCAGCTCCATATGGGACCTAGTCAGGTTATTCCTAGAGCTCCAAGGTACAGATTCAAGACCAAGGCTTTAAGGATCACTTCAGAGACCTGA
- the LOC113777802 gene encoding DNA-directed RNA polymerase II subunit 1, producing MDVRFPYSPAEVAKVRVVQFGILSPDEIRQMSVVHIEHSETTERGKPKIGGLSDPRLGTIDRKMKCETCMASMAECPGHFGHLELAKPMFHIGFIKTVLSIMRCVCFNCSKILADEEDPKFKQALRIRNPKNRLKKILDACKNKSKCEGGDEIDVQGQDSEEPVKKTRGGCGAQQPKLTIDGMKMVAEYKVQKKKNDDQEQLPEPVERKQQLSAEKVLSILKRISDEDCQLLGFNPKYARPDWMILQVLPIPPPPVRPSVMMDTSSRSEDDLTHQLAMVIRHNENLKRQERNGAPAHIISEFAQLLQFHIATYFDNELPGQPRATQRSGRPIKSICSRLKAKEGRIRGNLMGKRVDFSARTVITPDPTINIDQLGVPWSIALNLTYPETVTPYNIERLKELVEYGPHPPPGKTGAKYIIRDDGQRLDLRYLKKSSDQHLELGYKVERHLNDGDFVLFNRQPSLHKMSIMGHRIKIMPYSTFRLNLSVTSPYNADFDGDEMNMHVPQSFETRAEVLELMMVPKCIVSPQSNRPVMGIVQDTLLGCRKITKRDTFIEKDVFMNILMWWEDFDGKIPAPAILKPRPLWTGKQVFNLIIPKQINLQRNAAWHQDDEPGPITPGDTQVRIEKGELLTGTLCKKALGTSTGSLIHVIWEEVGPDAARKFLGHTQWLVNYWLLQNGFSIGIGDTIADAQTMEKINDTISNAKNDVKELIRKAQEKALEAEPGRTMMDSFENKVNQVLNKARDDAGSSAQKSLSESNNLKAMVTAGSKGSFINISQMTACVGQQNVEGKRIPFGFIDRTLPHFTKDDFGPESRGFVENSYLRGLTPQEFFFHAMGGREGLIDTAVKTSETGYIQRRLVKAMEDIMVKYDGTVRNSLGDVIQFLYGEDGMDSVWIESQKLESLKVKKGEFDSMYKYEIDDPNWNPDYMLPEAVEDLKTIREIRSVFEAEFQKLEADRLQLGTEIATTGDNTWPLPVNIRRLVSNAQKTFKIDFRRPSDMHPMEIVEAVDKLQERLKVVHGDDYLSAEAQKNATLFFNILLRSALASKRVLNDYRLTREAFDWVIGEIESRFLQSLVAPGEMIGCVAAQSIGEPATQMTLNTFHYAGVSAKNVTLGVPRLREIINVAKKIKTPSLSIYLKHKASETKEKAKNVQCALEYTTLRSVTQATEVWYDPDPMSTIIPEDVEFVKSYYEMPDEDIDPDKISPWLLRIELNREMMVDKKLSMADIAEKINLEFDSDLTCIFNDDNADKLILRIRIMNDEAPKGELNDESAEDDVFLKKIESNMLTEMALRGIPDINKVFIKQAKVNKFTQEEGFKTDSNEFMLDSEGVNLLAVMCHEDVDASRTTSNHLIEVIEILGIEAVRKALLDELRVVISFDGSYVNYRHLAILCDTMTYRGHLMAITRHGINRNDTGPLMRCSFEETVDILLDAAVYAETDYLRGVTENIMLGQLAPIGTGDCALYLNEEMLKQAIEISLPSYMEGNLEFGMTPGRSPFGGTPYHEGMMSPGYLTSPNARLSPHADAQFSPFVQSMGLTFSPQSSPGYSPSSPGYSPSSPGYSPTSPGYSPTSPGYSPTSPGYSPTSPTYSPSSPGYSPTSPAYSPTSPSYSPTSPSYSPTSPSYSPTSPSYSPTSPSYSPTSPSYSPTSPAYSPTSPAYSPTSPSYSPTSPSYSPTSPSYSPTSPSYSPTSPSYSPTSPSYSPTSPAYSPTSPGYSPTSPSYSPTSPSYSPTSPSYNPSARYSPSLAYSPTSPKLSPSSPYSPSSPSYSPTSPSYSPTSPSYSPSSPTYSPSSPHNSGGDPDYSPSSPPYSPSAGYSPTAPGYSPSSTSQYTSRTTERDDKSVKDDRGRR from the exons ATGGATGTACGATTCCCGTACTCTCCGGCGGAGGTGGCCAAGGTCCGGGTGGTCCAGTTCGGCATCCTCAGCCCCGATGAAATT AGACAAATGTCAGTGGTGCATATAGAGCACAGCGAGACGACAGAGAGGGGAAAGCCGAAGATAGGGGGTTTGAGTGACCCCCGGCTGGGGACAATTGATCGGAAGATGAAATGTGAAACTTGTATGGCTAGTATGGCGGAATGCCCCGGTCATTTTGGTCATCTTGAGCTAGCAAAGCCTATGTTTCACATTGGTTTTATAAAGACAGTGCTCAGTATTATGCGTTGCGTATGCTTTAACTGCTCCAAAATACTAGCAGATGAG GAGGATCCCAAGTTCAAGCAGGCACTCAGGATAAGAAATCCTAAGAATAGACTTAAGAAGATATTGGATGCCtgcaaaaacaaaagtaaatgcGAAGGAGGTGATGAAATTGATGTTCAAGGTCAAGATTCTGAAGAACCAGTTAAGAAGACACGGGGTGGTTGTGGTGCTCAGCAGCCAAAACTTACTATTGATGGAATGAAAATGGTTGCTGAATACAAGgttcagaaaaagaaaaatgatgatcAAGAGCAGTTGCCTGAACCTGTTGAGCGAAAGCAACAGCTTTCTGCGGAAAAG GTTCTTAGTATTCTGAAAAGGATAAGTGATGAAGATTGCCAGTTACTAGGATTCAACCCCAAATATGCTCGTCCAGACTGGATGATTCTTCAAGTTCTTCCTATACCACCACCTCCTGTTAGACCTTCTGTAATGATGGACACTTCTTCAAGGAGTGAG GATGATCTGACTCATCAGCTAGCTATGGTCATAAGGCACAATGAGAATCTTAAGAGGCAAGAGAGAAATGGGGCACCTGCTCACATAATCTCAGAATTTGCACAGTTATTGCAGTTCCATATAGCTACATACTTTGATAATGAACTGCCTGGACAGCCAAGA GCTACACAAAGATCTGGTAGACCAATTAAATCAATATGTAGCAGATTGAAAGCGAAGGAAGGTCGGATTAGAGGCAACTTGATGGGTAAAAGAGTGGACTTTTCTGCTCGGACTGTGATTACACCTGACCCAACAATCAATATTGATCAACTGGGAGTGCCTTGGAGCATTGCTCTCAATCTGACATATCCAGAAACTGTTACTCCTTACAACATTGAAAG GTTGAAAGAGCTTGTTGAATATGGCCCGCATCCACCACCAGGAAAAACTGGTGCCAAGTACATAATCAGAGATGATGGTCAGAGGCTTGATCTTCGTTATTTGAAAAAAAGCAGTGATCAGCATCTGGAACTTGGATATAAG GTGGAGCGGCACTTAAATGATGGGGATTTTGTACTTTTCAATAGGCAACCTAGTCTGCACAAAATGTCTATAATGGGGCATAGGATCAAGATCATGCCATATTCAACATTTCGTTTAAATTTGTCGGTTACTTCACCATACAATGCTGATTTTGATGGGGATGAGATGAATATGCATGTTCCGCAGTCATTTGAAACTAGAGCAGAAGTTCTGGAACTTATGATGGTCCCTAAATGCATCGTTTCACCCCAATCAAATCGGCCAGTAATGGGCATTGTCCAGGATACACTTTTGGGATGCCGCAAGATAACTAAAAGAGATACATTTATTGAGAAG GATGTCTTTATGAACATTTTGATGTGGTGGGAGGATTTTGATGGGAAGATACCTGCTCCAGCAATCTTGAAACCAAGGCCTCTTTGGACAGGAAAGCAAGTTTTCAATCTTATTATTCCAAAACAAATTAATCTCCAGAGAAATGCGGCATGGCATCAAGATGATGAACCTGGGCCTATAACTCCGGGAGACACTCAAGTTCGTATTGAGAAAGGGGAGTTGCTTACCGGTACCCTTTGCAAGAAGGCACTTGGAACTTCCACTGGAAGTCTTATTCATGTTATTTG GGAGGAGGTTGGTCCAGATGCAGCTCGCAAGTTTCTTGGACATACACAGTGGCTTGTCAATTATTGGCTTTTGCAGAATGGTTTTAGCATTGGAATTGGAGATACTATTGCTGATGCTCAAACTATGGAAAAAATCAATGATACTATTTCAAATGCGAAGAATGATGTGAAAGAACTTATCAGGAAAGCTCAAGAAAAGGCACTGGAGGCTGAACCTGGACGAACTATGATGGATTCATTTGAAAACAAAGTGAACCAG GTGCTGAATAAGGCTCGTGATGATGCTGGAAGCAGTGCCCAAAAGAGCTTATCAGAGAGTAACAATCTAAAGGCAATGGTTACTGCAGGATCGAAGGGAAGTTTCATCAATATATCTCAGATGACTGCTTGTGTGGGGCAGCAGAATGTGGAAGGTAAACGAATTCCTTTTGGATTCATTGACAGGACGCTGCCTCATTTTACTAAAGATGATTTTGGTCCGGAAAGTCGTGGTTTTGTGGAGAATTCATATCTGCGTGGGTTGACCCCCCAAGAGTTCTTCTTTCATGCAATGGGTGGTAGGGAAGGTCTGATAGATACGGCCGTTAAAACTTCTGAGACTGGTTACATCCAAAGACGATTGGTGAAGGCCATGGAGGATATCATGGTTAAATATGATGGAACTGTCAGGAATTCCCTGGGGGATGTTATTCAGTTTCTTTATGGGGAAGATGGCATGGATTCTGTGTGGATTGAATCACAGAAACTGGAATCCTTAAAAGTCAAGAAAGGTGAATTTGATAGCATGTACAAATATGAGATTGATGATCCGAATTGGAACCCTGATTACATGTTACCGGAAGCTGTGGAAGATCTAAAGACCATCCGGGAAATCCGGAGTGTTTTTGAAGCAGAGTTTCAGAAACTTGAAGCTGATAGGTTGCAACTAGGGACAGAGATTGCAACCACAGGTGATAACACCTGGCCTTTGCCTGTAAACATTAGGAGACTTGTCTCAAATGCACAGAAGACCTTTAAGATAGATTTCCGAAGGCCTTCAGATATGCATCCCATGGAGATTGTTGAAGCAGTAGATAAGCTACAGGAGAGGCTTAAGGTTGTTCATGGTGATGATTATCTTAGTGCTGAAGCTCAAAAGAATGCTACCCTTTTCTTCAATATATTGCTTCGGAGTGCCTTGGCGAGTAAAAGAGTATTGAATGACTACAGGCTTACTCGTGAAGCTTTTGATTGGGTAATTGGTGAGATAGAGTCGCGTTTCCTACAGTCACTTGTCGCTCCTGGAGAAATGATTGGTTGTGTTGCTGCACAATCCATTGGTGAGCCTGCCACTCAGATGACTCTTAATACATTCCATTATGCTGGTGTGAGTGCCAAGAATGTTACCCTTGGTGTTCCTAGGTTGAGGGAGATCATTAATGTGGCTAAGAAGATAAAAACACCGTCTCTCTCTATATACCTGAAGCATAAGGCAAGTGAAACAAAGGAGAAGGCAAAAAATGTCCAATGTGCTTTAGAATACACCACCTTGCGTAGTGTTACACAGGCCACGGAAGTATGGTACGATCCAGATCCAATGAGCACCATAATCCCTGAAGACGTTGAATTTGTGAAGTCTTATTATGAAATGCCAGATGAAGACATCGATCCTGATAAAATTTCTCCCTGGTTGCTGAGAATAGAGTTGAATCGGGAAATGATGGTAGACAAGAAGCTGAGTATGGCAGACATCGCGGAGAAGATCAACCTTGAGTTTGATAGTGATCTGACTTGTATATTCAATGATGACAACGCTGATAAGCTAATACTTCGTATTCGGATCATGAATGATGAAGCACCCAAGGGGGAGCTGAATGATGAATCTGCTGAGGATGATGTCTTCCTTAAAAAGATTGAGAGCAACATGCTAACCGAAATGGCTCTTCGGGGTATTCCTGATATTAACAAAGTTTTTATCAAACAAGCTAAAGTAAACAAATTTACTCAGGAGGAAGGATTTAAGACAGACTCCAATGAGTTTATGTTGGACTCAGAAGGTGTTAATCTTTTAGCCGTTATGTGCCATGAAGATGTTGATGCCAGCAGGACGACAAGTAATCACTTGATTGAAGTTATTGAAATTCTTGGAATAGAGGCAGTACGTAAGGCATTGCTGGACGAATTGCGTGTTGTCATATCCTTTGATGGGTCTTATGTAAACTACCGGCACCTTGCAATATTGTGTGATACCATGACTTATCGTGGTCATTTGATGGCAATCACTCGTCATGGGATTAATCGAAATGATACTGGGCCATTGATGAGGTGCTCTTTTGAAGAAACTGTTGATATACTTCTCGATGCTGCTGTTTATGCGGAAACAGATTACCTCCGGGGGGTTACTGAAAATATAATGTTGGGTCAGCTTGCACCCATTGGCACAGGAGACTGTGCCTTGTACCTCAACGAGGAGATGTTGAAACAGGCTATTGAGATTTCTCTTCCCAGTTACATGGAGGGTAACCTAGAATTTGGGATGACACCTGGTCGTTCGCCTTTTGGTGGAACGCCCTACCACGAGGGGATGATGTCTCCAGGTTATTTGACAAGTCCAAATGCCCGGTTGTCACCTCATGCAGATGCTCAGTTCTCTCCTTTTGTGCAATCGATGGGATTAACTTTCTCTCCACAATCATCTCCAGGTTATAGCCCATCATCCCCTGGATACAGCCCCTCATCCCCTGGTTACAGCCCCACTTCTCCAGGTTACAGCCCTACATCCCCTGGTTACAGCCCCACTTCCCCTGGTTATAGTCCAACTTCTCCTACTTATAGTCCCAGTTCTCCTGGATATAGCCCAACTAGTCCTGCTTATTCTCCAACTAGTCCTTCATACTCACCCACTTCTCCCAGCTACAGCCCCACATCTCCCAGTTATAGCCCAACATCTCCAAGTTATAGTCCTACTTCTCCCAGTTATAGTCCGACCTCTCCGAGTTATAGCCCGACCTCCCCAGCATACAGCCCGACCTCCCCAGCATACAGCCCGACCTCCCCATCTTATAGCCCCACATCACCTTCTTACAGCCCTACCTCACCTTCTTATAGCCCTACCTCACCTTCTTATAGCCCAACCTCACCCTCTTACAGTCCAACCTCTCCATCATACAGTCCCACATCACCTGCATATAGTCCAACTTCTCCGGGttacagccccacctccccaaGTTATAGCCCTACCTCACCGAGCTATAGTCCCACGTCTCCTAGCTACAATCCCTCGGCAAGGTACAGCCCTTCACTTGCATACTCCCCAACTAGTCCGAAGCTGTCACCTTCAAGCCCATACAGTCCTTCCTCTCCAAGTTACAG CCCAACATCACCTTCGTATTCTCCAACATCCCCATCATATTCCCCTTCGAGTCCAACTTATAGCCCAAGCAG TCCACACAACTCTGGTGGAGATCCAGATTATAGCCCAAGTTCTCCACCATATAG TCCAAGTGCTGGATATTCACCTACTGCACCTGGGTACTCTCCATCATCTACAAGCCAATACACTTCGCGAACAACTGAGAGAGATGACAAGAGCGTCAAGGATGATAGGGGTCGTCGCTGA